Within the Bacillus mesophilus genome, the region TAGTTCGGTCACTGGAAAAATAACCGGACTTTGCAATATTGATGACACTTTTTTCAAACCAAGCATCCTTGTTTTCATAAACTCCACTCAACTTTGCTTGGGCTGCACAATAAGATGAGAAATCTTTTAGCACAAAAAATTCATCATTTTGCATCAGAAGAGAATCATAAATCATCTCAAAGTCTGAGCCGGTGTTAGGAAAAAATCCATTGATTAATTGCTCCAAAATCGTTTGAATATGTTTATTATGATGATAATAATCTAATGATCGATATCCACCATTTTGATAATAATTTAACACTTCTTCAGGAGTTAGCCCAAATGTAAAGATATTCTCTGCACCAACTTCATCACGAATTTCAATATTAGCTCCGTCCAAGGTACCCATTGTTAGAGCACCATTCATCATAAACTTCATATTCCCTGTACCGGATGCTTCTTTACTAGCAGTCGATATCTGTTCACTCACATCTGTAGCAGGAATAATCTCCTCTGCTAATGATACGCGATAATTCTCTAAAAACACCACTTTCAAATATGGATTAACTTTTGGATCATGATTAACTTTATCTGCTACTGAATTTAGGAGTTTTATGACCTTTTTAGCATAATAATAACCTGGTGATGCCTTTGCTCCAAAGATAAAAGTTCTAGGATGTATCTGGTAACTAGAATCTTCCTTTAAGCGATTATATAAATACATGATATGAAATACATTAAGAAGCTGTCTTTTATAAGCGTGGAGCCTTTTAACCTGTACATCAAAAATGGATTGCTCATCCACCACAATACCTGTTTGATCCTTAATTCTTTTGGCTAGGATTTTTTTTCTAAACTGCTTTACTTCCTGAAGATCTTTTCTAAAAGATTCGTCTTTTGCATATCCCTCGAGTTCAGTAAGCGTACTTGGCGTTTGAACCCATTGATCTCCAATTGCATCTGTTATAAGTTGAGTTAACTCTGGATTTGCTTTAATAAGCCAGCGACGATGTGTGATACCATTTGTCTTATTGTTAAAGCGCTGTGGATAGATCTCGTAAAAATCCTTCATTTCACGATGCTTTAATATCTCAGAATGAATCTTAGCCACTCCATTAGTGGAATGGGTACCTACGATTGCTAAGTGTGCCATTTTTACAAGCTGGTGAGATATAATGGCCATTCTTTCAATACGTTCCCAGTCATCCGGATACAAATCCCAAAGCTCCTGACAAAACCTCTCGTTAATCTCCTCCACGATCATATAAATTCTTGGTAGTAAGGGTTTAAAGATATGAACGGGCCATTTCTCTAGCGCCTCAGACAACGTTGTATGGTTTGTGTAGGAGATAGTCTTCGTCGTGATGTTCCACGCTTCATCCCATCCTAGGCCCTCTTCATCTATTAGAATTCTCATCATCTCTGGTATCGCTAAAACAGGATGCGTATCATTTATATGGATCGCGATATAATGATGAAGATCTAATAAGGAATGATGCTGTTTACGATAAGATTGAATAATACTATTTAAGCTAGCCGCAACTAAGAAGTACTGTTGCTTAAGGCGTAGGATTTTTCCTTCATCGTTTGTATCATCAGGATAAAGAAACTCAGAAACTGCTTCAGTATCACGCTTATACTTTAATACGTCCCGATGAATGGGGTATGGGGCAGGCTCTGCGCTCCAAAGTCTAAGCATATTAACAGTCGAAGTTTTATAACCAATAACTGGCATATCATAAGGGACTGCTGAGATCGTCTCTGCCTGAACATGCCGAAATCTAAGTCGATTGTTTTCCATATAAGATTCAACCTTGCCCCAAAAATTAACCGGGACTGCTTTATCAGCTCTTTTGACTTCCCATACGTTTCCATGTCTTAGCCATTGTTCTGGTAGTTCTACCTGATATCCATCAACGATCTTCTGATCAAACAATCCGTGCTTATAACGAATCCCAAAGCCGTGTCCGGGAAGATTAAGCGTGGCTAACGAATCTAGAAAACATGCTGCAAGCCTCCCCAATCCCCCATTACCGAGTCCTGCATCAATTTCACATTCTTCGAGAGCACTTAACTCAATCCCTAACTCACGAAGTCCTTCCTCACACAAATCCCTTACACCTAAATTTAAGAGATTGTTCCCCAGAAGTCTCCCTAACAAAAATTCTATTGATAAGTAATATACCTGTTTTTCCTTATTAGTACGATATTTCTCATTCGTTTCAATCCAATTTGTACTAATGGTCTCTCTCACTAGTTGACCTAAAGCGTGATATTGTTCACTAACCGTTGTATCTTCAAAACGTTTACCATACATCATTTCTAGCTTTTGTAAATATGCCTGCTTAAACTGTTCCTTGCTTGAGAACATGCTGTTCACTCCTAACAGGTTTGCATAATTTAGAATAAAGCTGATTGTATATAAACGCAGATTGACTCCAGCTAAAGTCCTGACTCATTGCTTGTTTTAGAATATTGGACCAATGCTGTTTGTCATGATAAAACGAAATAGCTCTCTTAATTGTAAATAGCATGTCATGAGCATTAAAATGCGTAAAACTAAAGCCATTTCCTAGCTGGGTAATTTCGTTATAAGAATGTACAGTATCATTTAATCCCCCTGTTTCTCTGACGATGGGAACTGTACCATATTTCATAGCAATCATTTGACCTAAGCCACAAGGTTCAAATTTAGATGGCATTAAAAACAAATCAGCACCAGAGTAAACCAAGTGGGCAAGTTTTTCATCGAAACCTATAAAAGACCTTACTTGGTCTGGATATGTGTATGTCATCTCCTTAAAAAAATGTTCAAAAGTTTCATCTCCTGTACCTAGAATAATAAATTGAACATTTTCCTCCATGAGCTCATGAAACATATGTGTAACTAATTCTAATCCCTTTTGTTTTGTTAAACGGCTAATCAATGCGACAATCGGAACATGTGGTTCCTCTGGCAGTTTAAAATAGCGTTGAAGAGCAGTTTTATTTATTGCTTTGTCTCGAATGGTTTCAAACTGATAAGGGGCTGGAATATAAGGATCGTTAGCAGGATTATAAAAGCGATCATCAATCCCATTTAAAATTCCTATTAGTTGATCACCTTTTTTCCGCAATAAGCCATCCAGTCCTTCACCGAAATACTCTGTTTTGATTTCTTCACAGTAAGTGGGACTTACAGTTGTTACATAATTTGAACTAACAATTCCAGCTTTCATAAAACTAACTAGATCATGAAACTCTAGATAGTCCTTTGTAAAATATTTGCTATTTATATTTAAAAGTTCATGTAATGTTTCCTTTGGAAAAAGCCCTTGAAAATGAAGGTTATGAATCGTAAAGACGGTTTTTATATTCCAATAGGCTGGTAACTCTTGATAATATTCATGTAGTAAGAAAGGTATAATACCTGTGTGCCAATCATGACAATGTAAGATGTTAGGAGATTGAAATAAGTATGGTATTGCCTCCAGAGCAGCCTTACTAAAGAATGAAAAACGCTCGCCATCATCGAAAAATCCGTACAAGGCATCGCGTTTAAAATAGTATTCATTATCAATAAAATAATAAGTCACACCATCTTCTTCTAGCCATTTAATGCCTGCATATTGCTTACGCCAACCAACCTCAACATCAAAACTGTCTATGTATTCCATTCGACTCTTATATTCTGTTGAAATGGAGTCGTATAAGGGCATAATAACAGAAACATTTGTCCCTAAGTCTATTAGCTCCCTAGGAAGAGAACCAGCAACATCTGCTAATCCTCCTGTTTTAGAGAAAGGTAAGCATTCTGACACGGCAAATAATACATTCATGAATTCATCA harbors:
- a CDS encoding glycogen/starch/alpha-glucan phosphorylase; this translates as MFSSKEQFKQAYLQKLEMMYGKRFEDTTVSEQYHALGQLVRETISTNWIETNEKYRTNKEKQVYYLSIEFLLGRLLGNNLLNLGVRDLCEEGLRELGIELSALEECEIDAGLGNGGLGRLAACFLDSLATLNLPGHGFGIRYKHGLFDQKIVDGYQVELPEQWLRHGNVWEVKRADKAVPVNFWGKVESYMENNRLRFRHVQAETISAVPYDMPVIGYKTSTVNMLRLWSAEPAPYPIHRDVLKYKRDTEAVSEFLYPDDTNDEGKILRLKQQYFLVAASLNSIIQSYRKQHHSLLDLHHYIAIHINDTHPVLAIPEMMRILIDEEGLGWDEAWNITTKTISYTNHTTLSEALEKWPVHIFKPLLPRIYMIVEEINERFCQELWDLYPDDWERIERMAIISHQLVKMAHLAIVGTHSTNGVAKIHSEILKHREMKDFYEIYPQRFNNKTNGITHRRWLIKANPELTQLITDAIGDQWVQTPSTLTELEGYAKDESFRKDLQEVKQFRKKILAKRIKDQTGIVVDEQSIFDVQVKRLHAYKRQLLNVFHIMYLYNRLKEDSSYQIHPRTFIFGAKASPGYYYAKKVIKLLNSVADKVNHDPKVNPYLKVVFLENYRVSLAEEIIPATDVSEQISTASKEASGTGNMKFMMNGALTMGTLDGANIEIRDEVGAENIFTFGLTPEEVLNYYQNGGYRSLDYYHHNKHIQTILEQLINGFFPNTGSDFEMIYDSLLMQNDEFFVLKDFSSYCAAQAKLSGVYENKDAWFEKSVINIAKSGYFSSDRTIQEYADNIWHLNKVKVY
- the glgA gene encoding glycogen synthase GlgA, coding for MNVLFAVSECLPFSKTGGLADVAGSLPRELIDLGTNVSVIMPLYDSISTEYKSRMEYIDSFDVEVGWRKQYAGIKWLEEDGVTYYFIDNEYYFKRDALYGFFDDGERFSFFSKAALEAIPYLFQSPNILHCHDWHTGIIPFLLHEYYQELPAYWNIKTVFTIHNLHFQGLFPKETLHELLNINSKYFTKDYLEFHDLVSFMKAGIVSSNYVTTVSPTYCEEIKTEYFGEGLDGLLRKKGDQLIGILNGIDDRFYNPANDPYIPAPYQFETIRDKAINKTALQRYFKLPEEPHVPIVALISRLTKQKGLELVTHMFHELMEENVQFIILGTGDETFEHFFKEMTYTYPDQVRSFIGFDEKLAHLVYSGADLFLMPSKFEPCGLGQMIAMKYGTVPIVRETGGLNDTVHSYNEITQLGNGFSFTHFNAHDMLFTIKRAISFYHDKQHWSNILKQAMSQDFSWSQSAFIYNQLYSKLCKPVRSEQHVLKQGTV